The following proteins are encoded in a genomic region of Dasypus novemcinctus isolate mDasNov1 chromosome 21, mDasNov1.1.hap2, whole genome shotgun sequence:
- the DLG4 gene encoding disks large homolog 4 isoform X7, translating to MSARNRFASLCLCVKYRYQDEDTPPLEHSPAHLPNQANSPPVIVNTDTLEAPGYVNGTEGEMEYEEITLERGNSGLGFSIAGGTDNPHIGDDPSIFITKIIPGGAAAQDGRLRVNDSILFVNEVDVREVTHSAAVEALKEAGSIVRLYVMRRKPPAEKVMEIKLIKGPKGLGFSIAGGVGNQHIPGDNSIYVTKIIEGGAAHKDGRLQIGDKILAVNSVGLEDVMHEDAVAALKNTYDVVYLKVAKPSNAYLSDSYAPPDLTTSYSQHLDNEISHSSYLGTDYPTAMTPTSPRRYSPVAKDLLGEEDIPREPRRIVIHRGSTGLGFNIVGGEDGEGIFISFILAGGPADLSGELRKGDQILSVNGVDLRNASHEQAAIALKNAGQTVTIIAQYKPEEYSRFEAKIHDLREQLMNSSLGSGTASLRSNPKRGFYIRALFDYDKTKDCGFLSQALSFHFGDVLHVIDASDEEWWQARRVHSDSETDDIGFIPSKRRVERREWSRLKAKDWGSSSGSQGREDSVLSYETVTQMEVHYARPIIILGPTKDRANDDLLSEFPDKFGSCVPHTTRPKREYEIDGRDYHFVSSREKMEKDIQAHKFIEAGQYNSHLYGTSVQSVREVAEQGKHCILDVSANAVRRLQAAHLHPIAIFIRPRSLENVLEINKRITEEQARKAFDRATKLEQEFTECFSAIVEGDSFDEIYHKVKRVIEDLSGPYIWVPARERL from the exons atgTCGGCTCGGAACAGATTCGCCTCCTTGTGTCTCTGCGTG AAATACCGCTACCAAGATGAAGACACGCCCCCTCTGGAGCACAGCCCGGCCCACCTCCCCAACCAG GCCAATTCTCCTCCTGTGATTGTCAACACAGATACCTTAGAAGCCCCAGGCTAT GTGAATGGGACTGAGGGGGAGATGGAATACGAGGAGATCACACTGGAAAGG GGTAACTCAGGTCTGGGCTTCAGCATCGCAGGTGGCACTGACAACCCACACATTGGCGATGACCCGTCCATTTTCATCACCAAGATCATTCCTGGTGGGGCTGCGGCCCAGGATGGCCGGCTCAG GGTCAACGACAGCATCCTGTTTGTCAATGAAGTGGATGTGCGGGAGGTGACCCACTCCGCGGCAGTGGAGGCCCTCAAAGAGGCAGGCTCCATTGTCCGCCTCTACGTCATGCGTCGGAAGCCCCCTGCTGAGAAGGTCATGGAGATCAAGCTCATCAAGGGGCCTAAAG GTCTTGGCTTCAGCATCGCAGGGGGTGTAGGAAACCAGCACATCCCTGGAGATAACAGCATCTACGTAACGAAGATCATCGAGGGGGGGGCCGCCCACAAGGATGGGAGGTTGCAGATTGGGGACAAGATCCTGGCG GTCAACAGTGTGGGGCTGGAGGACGTTATGCATGAGGATGCCGTGGCAGCCCTGAAGAACACGTATGATGTTGTCTACCTAAAGGTGGCCAAGCCCAGCAATGCCTATCTGAGTGACAGCTACGCTCCCCCAGACCTCACAACCT CTTATTCCCAGCACCTGGACAATGAGATCAGCCACAGCAGCTACCTGGGCACCGACTACCCCACAGCCATGACCCCCACGTCCCCTCGACGCTACTCCCCAGTGGCCAAGGACCTGCTGGGGGAGGAGGACATTCCCCGAGAACCGAGGCGAATCGTGATCCACCGGGGCTCCACCGGCCTGGGCTTCAACATCGTGGGCGGCGAGGACGGCGAGGGCATCTTCATCTCCTTCATCCTGGCGGGGGGCCCCGCGGACCTCAGTGGGGAGCTGCGGAAGGGGGACCAGATCCTCTCG GTCAACGGGGTTGACCTCCGCAACGCCAGCCACGAGCAGGCTGCCATCGCCTTGAAGAACGCGGGCCAGACGGTCACCATCATTGCTCAGTATAAACCAGAAG AGTACAGCCGGTTCGAGGCCAAGATCCACGACCTCCGGGAGCAGCTCATGAACAGCAGCCTGGGCTCGGGGACTGCCTCCCTGCGGAGCAACCCCAAAAGGGGTTTCTACATCAG GGCCCTGTTTGACTACGACAAGACAAAGGACTGCGGCTTTctgagccaggccctgagcttccaCTTCGGAGACGTGCTGCACGTAATCGATGCCAGCGATGAGGAGTGGTGGCAGGCACGGCGGGTCCACTCTGACAGCGAGACCGACGACATCGGCTTCATCCCCAGCAAACGGCG GGTCGAGCGACGAGAGTGGTCAAGGTTAAAGGCCAAG GATTGGGGCTCCAGCTCTGGATCGCAGG GTCGAGAAGACTCTGTGCTGAGCTACGAGACGGTGACGCAGATGGAAG TGCACTATGCTCGCCCCATCATCATCCTCGGGCCCACCAAGGACCGTGCCAATGACGACCTGCTCTCCGAGTTCCCCGACAAGTTTGGATCCTGCGTTCCCC ATACGACGCGGCCCAAGCGGGAGTACGAGATAGATGGCCGGGATTACCACTTCGTGTCTTCCCGGGAGAAAATGGAGAAGGACATTCAGGCGCACAAGTTCATCGAGGCCGGCCAGTACAACAGCCACCTGTATGGGACGAGCGTCCAGTCTGTGCGAGAGGTGGCCGAGCAG GGGAAGCACTGCATCCTCGACGTCTCGGCCAATGCCGTGCGGCGGCTGCAGGCGGCCCACCTGCACCCTATCGCCATCTTCATCCGCCCCCGCTCCCTGGAGAACGTGCT AGAGATTAACAAGCGGATCACAGAGGAGCAAGCCCGCAAAGCCTTCGACAGAGCCACCAAGCTGGAGCAGGAATTCACAGAGTGCTTCTCAG CCATCGTGGAGGGCGACAGCTTTGACGAGATCTACCACAAGGTGAAGCGTGTCATCGAGGACCTCTCAGGCCCCTACATCTGGGTCCCAGCCCGAGAGAGACTCTGA
- the DLG4 gene encoding disks large homolog 4 isoform X6 has translation MSARNRFASLCLCVKYRYQDEDTPPLEHSPAHLPNQANSPPVIVNTDTLEAPGYELQVNGTEGEMEYEEITLERGNSGLGFSIAGGTDNPHIGDDPSIFITKIIPGGAAAQDGRLRVNDSILFVNEVDVREVTHSAAVEALKEAGSIVRLYVMRRKPPAEKVMEIKLIKGPKGLGFSIAGGVGNQHIPGDNSIYVTKIIEGGAAHKDGRLQIGDKILAVNSVGLEDVMHEDAVAALKNTYDVVYLKVAKPSNAYLSDSYAPPDLTTSYSQHLDNEISHSSYLGTDYPTAMTPTSPRRYSPVAKDLLGEEDIPREPRRIVIHRGSTGLGFNIVGGEDGEGIFISFILAGGPADLSGELRKGDQILSVNGVDLRNASHEQAAIALKNAGQTVTIIAQYKPEEYSRFEAKIHDLREQLMNSSLGSGTASLRSNPKRGFYIRALFDYDKTKDCGFLSQALSFHFGDVLHVIDASDEEWWQARRVHSDSETDDIGFIPSKRRVERREWSRLKAKDWGSSSGSQGREDSVLSYETVTQMEVHYARPIIILGPTKDRANDDLLSEFPDKFGSCVPHTTRPKREYEIDGRDYHFVSSREKMEKDIQAHKFIEAGQYNSHLYGTSVQSVREVAEQGKHCILDVSANAVRRLQAAHLHPIAIFIRPRSLENVLEINKRITEEQARKAFDRATKLEQEFTECFSAIVEGDSFDEIYHKVKRVIEDLSGPYIWVPARERL, from the exons atgTCGGCTCGGAACAGATTCGCCTCCTTGTGTCTCTGCGTG AAATACCGCTACCAAGATGAAGACACGCCCCCTCTGGAGCACAGCCCGGCCCACCTCCCCAACCAG GCCAATTCTCCTCCTGTGATTGTCAACACAGATACCTTAGAAGCCCCAGGCTAT GAGTTGCAGGTGAATGGGACTGAGGGGGAGATGGAATACGAGGAGATCACACTGGAAAGG GGTAACTCAGGTCTGGGCTTCAGCATCGCAGGTGGCACTGACAACCCACACATTGGCGATGACCCGTCCATTTTCATCACCAAGATCATTCCTGGTGGGGCTGCGGCCCAGGATGGCCGGCTCAG GGTCAACGACAGCATCCTGTTTGTCAATGAAGTGGATGTGCGGGAGGTGACCCACTCCGCGGCAGTGGAGGCCCTCAAAGAGGCAGGCTCCATTGTCCGCCTCTACGTCATGCGTCGGAAGCCCCCTGCTGAGAAGGTCATGGAGATCAAGCTCATCAAGGGGCCTAAAG GTCTTGGCTTCAGCATCGCAGGGGGTGTAGGAAACCAGCACATCCCTGGAGATAACAGCATCTACGTAACGAAGATCATCGAGGGGGGGGCCGCCCACAAGGATGGGAGGTTGCAGATTGGGGACAAGATCCTGGCG GTCAACAGTGTGGGGCTGGAGGACGTTATGCATGAGGATGCCGTGGCAGCCCTGAAGAACACGTATGATGTTGTCTACCTAAAGGTGGCCAAGCCCAGCAATGCCTATCTGAGTGACAGCTACGCTCCCCCAGACCTCACAACCT CTTATTCCCAGCACCTGGACAATGAGATCAGCCACAGCAGCTACCTGGGCACCGACTACCCCACAGCCATGACCCCCACGTCCCCTCGACGCTACTCCCCAGTGGCCAAGGACCTGCTGGGGGAGGAGGACATTCCCCGAGAACCGAGGCGAATCGTGATCCACCGGGGCTCCACCGGCCTGGGCTTCAACATCGTGGGCGGCGAGGACGGCGAGGGCATCTTCATCTCCTTCATCCTGGCGGGGGGCCCCGCGGACCTCAGTGGGGAGCTGCGGAAGGGGGACCAGATCCTCTCG GTCAACGGGGTTGACCTCCGCAACGCCAGCCACGAGCAGGCTGCCATCGCCTTGAAGAACGCGGGCCAGACGGTCACCATCATTGCTCAGTATAAACCAGAAG AGTACAGCCGGTTCGAGGCCAAGATCCACGACCTCCGGGAGCAGCTCATGAACAGCAGCCTGGGCTCGGGGACTGCCTCCCTGCGGAGCAACCCCAAAAGGGGTTTCTACATCAG GGCCCTGTTTGACTACGACAAGACAAAGGACTGCGGCTTTctgagccaggccctgagcttccaCTTCGGAGACGTGCTGCACGTAATCGATGCCAGCGATGAGGAGTGGTGGCAGGCACGGCGGGTCCACTCTGACAGCGAGACCGACGACATCGGCTTCATCCCCAGCAAACGGCG GGTCGAGCGACGAGAGTGGTCAAGGTTAAAGGCCAAG GATTGGGGCTCCAGCTCTGGATCGCAGG GTCGAGAAGACTCTGTGCTGAGCTACGAGACGGTGACGCAGATGGAAG TGCACTATGCTCGCCCCATCATCATCCTCGGGCCCACCAAGGACCGTGCCAATGACGACCTGCTCTCCGAGTTCCCCGACAAGTTTGGATCCTGCGTTCCCC ATACGACGCGGCCCAAGCGGGAGTACGAGATAGATGGCCGGGATTACCACTTCGTGTCTTCCCGGGAGAAAATGGAGAAGGACATTCAGGCGCACAAGTTCATCGAGGCCGGCCAGTACAACAGCCACCTGTATGGGACGAGCGTCCAGTCTGTGCGAGAGGTGGCCGAGCAG GGGAAGCACTGCATCCTCGACGTCTCGGCCAATGCCGTGCGGCGGCTGCAGGCGGCCCACCTGCACCCTATCGCCATCTTCATCCGCCCCCGCTCCCTGGAGAACGTGCT AGAGATTAACAAGCGGATCACAGAGGAGCAAGCCCGCAAAGCCTTCGACAGAGCCACCAAGCTGGAGCAGGAATTCACAGAGTGCTTCTCAG CCATCGTGGAGGGCGACAGCTTTGACGAGATCTACCACAAGGTGAAGCGTGTCATCGAGGACCTCTCAGGCCCCTACATCTGGGTCCCAGCCCGAGAGAGACTCTGA
- the DLG4 gene encoding disks large homolog 4 isoform X2 has protein sequence MSARNRFASLCLCVKYRYQDEDTPPLEHSPAHLPNQVNAPELVHVAERNLSHLEAVHGVVGHAHLSPLQANSPPVIVNTDTLEAPGYELQVNGTEGEMEYEEITLERGNSGLGFSIAGGTDNPHIGDDPSIFITKIIPGGAAAQDGRLRVNDSILFVNEVDVREVTHSAAVEALKEAGSIVRLYVMRRKPPAEKVMEIKLIKGPKGLGFSIAGGVGNQHIPGDNSIYVTKIIEGGAAHKDGRLQIGDKILAVNSVGLEDVMHEDAVAALKNTYDVVYLKVAKPSNAYLSDSYAPPDLTTSYSQHLDNEISHSSYLGTDYPTAMTPTSPRRYSPVAKDLLGEEDIPREPRRIVIHRGSTGLGFNIVGGEDGEGIFISFILAGGPADLSGELRKGDQILSVNGVDLRNASHEQAAIALKNAGQTVTIIAQYKPEEYSRFEAKIHDLREQLMNSSLGSGTASLRSNPKRGFYIRALFDYDKTKDCGFLSQALSFHFGDVLHVIDASDEEWWQARRVHSDSETDDIGFIPSKRRVERREWSRLKAKDWGSSSGSQGREDSVLSYETVTQMEVHYARPIIILGPTKDRANDDLLSEFPDKFGSCVPHTTRPKREYEIDGRDYHFVSSREKMEKDIQAHKFIEAGQYNSHLYGTSVQSVREVAEQGKHCILDVSANAVRRLQAAHLHPIAIFIRPRSLENVLEINKRITEEQARKAFDRATKLEQEFTECFSAIVEGDSFDEIYHKVKRVIEDLSGPYIWVPARERL, from the exons atgTCGGCTCGGAACAGATTCGCCTCCTTGTGTCTCTGCGTG AAATACCGCTACCAAGATGAAGACACGCCCCCTCTGGAGCACAGCCCGGCCCACCTCCCCAACCAGGTAAACGCCCCCGAACTGGTGCACGTGGCGGAGAGGAACTTGTCCCACCTCGAGGCCGTCCATGGGGTGGTGGGCCACGcccacctctcccccctccaG GCCAATTCTCCTCCTGTGATTGTCAACACAGATACCTTAGAAGCCCCAGGCTAT GAGTTGCAGGTGAATGGGACTGAGGGGGAGATGGAATACGAGGAGATCACACTGGAAAGG GGTAACTCAGGTCTGGGCTTCAGCATCGCAGGTGGCACTGACAACCCACACATTGGCGATGACCCGTCCATTTTCATCACCAAGATCATTCCTGGTGGGGCTGCGGCCCAGGATGGCCGGCTCAG GGTCAACGACAGCATCCTGTTTGTCAATGAAGTGGATGTGCGGGAGGTGACCCACTCCGCGGCAGTGGAGGCCCTCAAAGAGGCAGGCTCCATTGTCCGCCTCTACGTCATGCGTCGGAAGCCCCCTGCTGAGAAGGTCATGGAGATCAAGCTCATCAAGGGGCCTAAAG GTCTTGGCTTCAGCATCGCAGGGGGTGTAGGAAACCAGCACATCCCTGGAGATAACAGCATCTACGTAACGAAGATCATCGAGGGGGGGGCCGCCCACAAGGATGGGAGGTTGCAGATTGGGGACAAGATCCTGGCG GTCAACAGTGTGGGGCTGGAGGACGTTATGCATGAGGATGCCGTGGCAGCCCTGAAGAACACGTATGATGTTGTCTACCTAAAGGTGGCCAAGCCCAGCAATGCCTATCTGAGTGACAGCTACGCTCCCCCAGACCTCACAACCT CTTATTCCCAGCACCTGGACAATGAGATCAGCCACAGCAGCTACCTGGGCACCGACTACCCCACAGCCATGACCCCCACGTCCCCTCGACGCTACTCCCCAGTGGCCAAGGACCTGCTGGGGGAGGAGGACATTCCCCGAGAACCGAGGCGAATCGTGATCCACCGGGGCTCCACCGGCCTGGGCTTCAACATCGTGGGCGGCGAGGACGGCGAGGGCATCTTCATCTCCTTCATCCTGGCGGGGGGCCCCGCGGACCTCAGTGGGGAGCTGCGGAAGGGGGACCAGATCCTCTCG GTCAACGGGGTTGACCTCCGCAACGCCAGCCACGAGCAGGCTGCCATCGCCTTGAAGAACGCGGGCCAGACGGTCACCATCATTGCTCAGTATAAACCAGAAG AGTACAGCCGGTTCGAGGCCAAGATCCACGACCTCCGGGAGCAGCTCATGAACAGCAGCCTGGGCTCGGGGACTGCCTCCCTGCGGAGCAACCCCAAAAGGGGTTTCTACATCAG GGCCCTGTTTGACTACGACAAGACAAAGGACTGCGGCTTTctgagccaggccctgagcttccaCTTCGGAGACGTGCTGCACGTAATCGATGCCAGCGATGAGGAGTGGTGGCAGGCACGGCGGGTCCACTCTGACAGCGAGACCGACGACATCGGCTTCATCCCCAGCAAACGGCG GGTCGAGCGACGAGAGTGGTCAAGGTTAAAGGCCAAG GATTGGGGCTCCAGCTCTGGATCGCAGG GTCGAGAAGACTCTGTGCTGAGCTACGAGACGGTGACGCAGATGGAAG TGCACTATGCTCGCCCCATCATCATCCTCGGGCCCACCAAGGACCGTGCCAATGACGACCTGCTCTCCGAGTTCCCCGACAAGTTTGGATCCTGCGTTCCCC ATACGACGCGGCCCAAGCGGGAGTACGAGATAGATGGCCGGGATTACCACTTCGTGTCTTCCCGGGAGAAAATGGAGAAGGACATTCAGGCGCACAAGTTCATCGAGGCCGGCCAGTACAACAGCCACCTGTATGGGACGAGCGTCCAGTCTGTGCGAGAGGTGGCCGAGCAG GGGAAGCACTGCATCCTCGACGTCTCGGCCAATGCCGTGCGGCGGCTGCAGGCGGCCCACCTGCACCCTATCGCCATCTTCATCCGCCCCCGCTCCCTGGAGAACGTGCT AGAGATTAACAAGCGGATCACAGAGGAGCAAGCCCGCAAAGCCTTCGACAGAGCCACCAAGCTGGAGCAGGAATTCACAGAGTGCTTCTCAG CCATCGTGGAGGGCGACAGCTTTGACGAGATCTACCACAAGGTGAAGCGTGTCATCGAGGACCTCTCAGGCCCCTACATCTGGGTCCCAGCCCGAGAGAGACTCTGA
- the DLG4 gene encoding disks large homolog 4 isoform X4: MSARNRFASLCLCVKYRYQDEDTPPLEHSPAHLPNQVNAPELVHVAERNLSHLEAVHGVVGHAHLSPLQANSPPVIVNTDTLEAPGYVNGTEGEMEYEEITLERGNSGLGFSIAGGTDNPHIGDDPSIFITKIIPGGAAAQDGRLRVNDSILFVNEVDVREVTHSAAVEALKEAGSIVRLYVMRRKPPAEKVMEIKLIKGPKGLGFSIAGGVGNQHIPGDNSIYVTKIIEGGAAHKDGRLQIGDKILAVNSVGLEDVMHEDAVAALKNTYDVVYLKVAKPSNAYLSDSYAPPDLTTSYSQHLDNEISHSSYLGTDYPTAMTPTSPRRYSPVAKDLLGEEDIPREPRRIVIHRGSTGLGFNIVGGEDGEGIFISFILAGGPADLSGELRKGDQILSVNGVDLRNASHEQAAIALKNAGQTVTIIAQYKPEEYSRFEAKIHDLREQLMNSSLGSGTASLRSNPKRGFYIRALFDYDKTKDCGFLSQALSFHFGDVLHVIDASDEEWWQARRVHSDSETDDIGFIPSKRRVERREWSRLKAKDWGSSSGSQGREDSVLSYETVTQMEVHYARPIIILGPTKDRANDDLLSEFPDKFGSCVPHTTRPKREYEIDGRDYHFVSSREKMEKDIQAHKFIEAGQYNSHLYGTSVQSVREVAEQGKHCILDVSANAVRRLQAAHLHPIAIFIRPRSLENVLEINKRITEEQARKAFDRATKLEQEFTECFSAIVEGDSFDEIYHKVKRVIEDLSGPYIWVPARERL; this comes from the exons atgTCGGCTCGGAACAGATTCGCCTCCTTGTGTCTCTGCGTG AAATACCGCTACCAAGATGAAGACACGCCCCCTCTGGAGCACAGCCCGGCCCACCTCCCCAACCAGGTAAACGCCCCCGAACTGGTGCACGTGGCGGAGAGGAACTTGTCCCACCTCGAGGCCGTCCATGGGGTGGTGGGCCACGcccacctctcccccctccaG GCCAATTCTCCTCCTGTGATTGTCAACACAGATACCTTAGAAGCCCCAGGCTAT GTGAATGGGACTGAGGGGGAGATGGAATACGAGGAGATCACACTGGAAAGG GGTAACTCAGGTCTGGGCTTCAGCATCGCAGGTGGCACTGACAACCCACACATTGGCGATGACCCGTCCATTTTCATCACCAAGATCATTCCTGGTGGGGCTGCGGCCCAGGATGGCCGGCTCAG GGTCAACGACAGCATCCTGTTTGTCAATGAAGTGGATGTGCGGGAGGTGACCCACTCCGCGGCAGTGGAGGCCCTCAAAGAGGCAGGCTCCATTGTCCGCCTCTACGTCATGCGTCGGAAGCCCCCTGCTGAGAAGGTCATGGAGATCAAGCTCATCAAGGGGCCTAAAG GTCTTGGCTTCAGCATCGCAGGGGGTGTAGGAAACCAGCACATCCCTGGAGATAACAGCATCTACGTAACGAAGATCATCGAGGGGGGGGCCGCCCACAAGGATGGGAGGTTGCAGATTGGGGACAAGATCCTGGCG GTCAACAGTGTGGGGCTGGAGGACGTTATGCATGAGGATGCCGTGGCAGCCCTGAAGAACACGTATGATGTTGTCTACCTAAAGGTGGCCAAGCCCAGCAATGCCTATCTGAGTGACAGCTACGCTCCCCCAGACCTCACAACCT CTTATTCCCAGCACCTGGACAATGAGATCAGCCACAGCAGCTACCTGGGCACCGACTACCCCACAGCCATGACCCCCACGTCCCCTCGACGCTACTCCCCAGTGGCCAAGGACCTGCTGGGGGAGGAGGACATTCCCCGAGAACCGAGGCGAATCGTGATCCACCGGGGCTCCACCGGCCTGGGCTTCAACATCGTGGGCGGCGAGGACGGCGAGGGCATCTTCATCTCCTTCATCCTGGCGGGGGGCCCCGCGGACCTCAGTGGGGAGCTGCGGAAGGGGGACCAGATCCTCTCG GTCAACGGGGTTGACCTCCGCAACGCCAGCCACGAGCAGGCTGCCATCGCCTTGAAGAACGCGGGCCAGACGGTCACCATCATTGCTCAGTATAAACCAGAAG AGTACAGCCGGTTCGAGGCCAAGATCCACGACCTCCGGGAGCAGCTCATGAACAGCAGCCTGGGCTCGGGGACTGCCTCCCTGCGGAGCAACCCCAAAAGGGGTTTCTACATCAG GGCCCTGTTTGACTACGACAAGACAAAGGACTGCGGCTTTctgagccaggccctgagcttccaCTTCGGAGACGTGCTGCACGTAATCGATGCCAGCGATGAGGAGTGGTGGCAGGCACGGCGGGTCCACTCTGACAGCGAGACCGACGACATCGGCTTCATCCCCAGCAAACGGCG GGTCGAGCGACGAGAGTGGTCAAGGTTAAAGGCCAAG GATTGGGGCTCCAGCTCTGGATCGCAGG GTCGAGAAGACTCTGTGCTGAGCTACGAGACGGTGACGCAGATGGAAG TGCACTATGCTCGCCCCATCATCATCCTCGGGCCCACCAAGGACCGTGCCAATGACGACCTGCTCTCCGAGTTCCCCGACAAGTTTGGATCCTGCGTTCCCC ATACGACGCGGCCCAAGCGGGAGTACGAGATAGATGGCCGGGATTACCACTTCGTGTCTTCCCGGGAGAAAATGGAGAAGGACATTCAGGCGCACAAGTTCATCGAGGCCGGCCAGTACAACAGCCACCTGTATGGGACGAGCGTCCAGTCTGTGCGAGAGGTGGCCGAGCAG GGGAAGCACTGCATCCTCGACGTCTCGGCCAATGCCGTGCGGCGGCTGCAGGCGGCCCACCTGCACCCTATCGCCATCTTCATCCGCCCCCGCTCCCTGGAGAACGTGCT AGAGATTAACAAGCGGATCACAGAGGAGCAAGCCCGCAAAGCCTTCGACAGAGCCACCAAGCTGGAGCAGGAATTCACAGAGTGCTTCTCAG CCATCGTGGAGGGCGACAGCTTTGACGAGATCTACCACAAGGTGAAGCGTGTCATCGAGGACCTCTCAGGCCCCTACATCTGGGTCCCAGCCCGAGAGAGACTCTGA